In Numenius arquata chromosome 20, bNumArq3.hap1.1, whole genome shotgun sequence, the following proteins share a genomic window:
- the RAP1GAP gene encoding rap1 GTPase-activating protein 1, whose protein sequence is MAQQRHAVPPPLKTEEDYIPYPSVHEVLGREGPFPLILLPQFGGYWIEGTNHQLSEAPESPPTPAPSTRARLEGNHTAKIYRKHFLGKEHFNYYSLDPALGHLVFSLKYDEQEHLHLLLRTRARTLHDVVPISCLAEFPNVVQMAKLVCEDVNVDRFYPVLYPKASRLILAFDEHVLSNHFKFGVIYQKLGQTSEEELFGTTEESPAFTEFLEVLGQRVQLRDFKGFRGGLDVTHGQTGSESVYCHFRDKEIMFHVSTKLPYTEGDTQQLQRKRHIGNDIVAIVFQDENTPFVPDMIASNFLHAFVVVQLEQGSSQGTLYKVSVTARDDVPFFGPPLPDPAVFRKGPEFQEFLLTKLINAEYACYKAEKFAKLEERTRAALLETLHEELQARSQAMLGLGPDDERPDNGAAAPGFFESFKRALRGRSPSLEAVGLGPRRAPPTPPPNAAVAAAAAAAGAPEGSLLVPGSRRGRRGSAIGLGSVEEALLVPGKSPSRRRPGPLGSRRSSAIGIESIQEAPAGRDGPAATPEGACSTHSSPESRRHPDRAEKPEPPDFSRSSSSASSFGSATEEPSEPGRENRSPSGTHHDAFTDTPWQDDPPGTSPGRRPPDPPCPEIKIQLERPPQNPVRL, encoded by the exons ATGGCCCAGCAGCGCCACGCCGTCCCCCCACCGCTCAAG ACAGAGGAGGACTACATCCCCTACCCCAGTGTGCATGAG GTGCTGGGCCGGGAGGggccgttccccctcatcctcctgCCGCAGTTTGGGGGTTACTGGATCGAGGGCACCAACCACCAGCTGAGCGAGGCACCCgagtccccccccaccccggcacccaGCACCCGGGCGAGGCTTGAGGGCAACCACACAGCCAAGATCTACCGCAAGCACTTCTTGGGCAAG GAGCACTTCAACTACTACTCCCTGGACCCAGCGTTGGGCCACCTTGTCTTCTCCCTCAAGTACGACGAGCAGGAGCACCTCCACCTGCTGCTGCG CACCCGCGCCCGCACACTGCATGACGTGGTGCCCATCTCCTGCCTGGCCGAGTTCCCCAACGTGGTGCAGATGGCCAAG ctggtgtgcgaggatgTCAACGTAGATCGCTTCTACCCCGTGCTCTACCCCAAG GCGTCCCGCCTCATCCTCGCCTTCGACGAGCACGTGCTCAGCAACCACTTCAAATTTGGGGTCATCTACCAAAAACTGGGGCAG aCCTCGGAGGAGGAGCTCTTCGGCACCACAGAGGAGAGCCCGGCGTTCACCGAGTTCCTGGAGGTGCTGGGTCAGCGGGTGCAGCTGCGGGACTTCAAGGG GTTTCGGGGGGGGCTGGACGTGACCCACGGGCAGACGGGCAGCGAGTCGGTCTATTGCCACTTCCGCGACAAGGAGATCATGTTCCACGTCTCCACCAAGCTGCCCTACACCGAGGGGGACACCCAGCAg CTGCAGCGGAAGCGTCACATCGGGAACGACATCGTGGCCATCGTTTTCCAGGACGAGAACACCCCCTTTGTCCCCGACATGATCGCCTCCAACTTCCTCCACGCCTTCGTGGtggtgcagctggagcagggcagctCCCAGGGCACCCTGTACAAG GTCTCCGTCACCGCCCGCGATGATGTGCCCTTCTTCGGCCCGCCGTTGCCCGACCCCGCCGTCTTCAGGAAg GGCCCCGAGTTCCAGGAGTTCCTGCTGACGAAGCTCATCAACGCCGAGTACGCCTGCTACAAGGCCGAGAAGTTCGCCAAGCTGGAG GAGCGGACGCGGGCGGCGCTGCTGGAGACGCTGCACGAGGAGCTGCAGGCCCGCAGCCAGGCCATGCTGGGGCTGGGCCCCGACGACGAGCGCCCCGACAacggcgccgccgccccgggcttCTTCGAGTCCTTCAAG CGGGCGCTGCGGGGCCGCAGCCCCTCCCTGgaggccgtggggctgggaccccgccGGGCCCCCCCAACGCCCCCCCCCAACGCCGCCgtcgccgcagccgccgccgccgccggagcccccGAGGGC TCTCTGCTGGTGCCCGGGAGCCGGCGGGGACGCCGCGGCAGCGCCATCGGGCTGGGCTCGGTGGAAGAG GCGCTGCTGGTGCCCGGGAAGAGTCCGtcgcggcggcggcccggcccgctCGGCTCCCGCCGCTCCAGCGCCATCGGTATCGAGAGCATCCAGGAGGCGCCGGCCGGCAG GGacggccccgccgccacccccgagGGCGCCTGCTCCACACACAGCTCCCCCGAGAGCCGCCGGCACCCCGACAG GGCCGAGAAGCCGGAGCCGCCGGATTTTTCCCGCTCCTCCTCCAGCGCCAGCAGCTTCGGCAGCGCCACCGAGGAGCCCAGCGAGCCGGGCAGG GAGAACCGCTCACCCTCGGGGACCCACCACGACGCCTTCACCGACACCCCCTGGCAGGATGACCCCCCCGGCACCTCCCCAG GCCGCcgaccccctgaccccccctgccccgagatCAAAATCCAGCTGGAGCGGCCCCCCCAGAATCCGGTGAGGCTGTGA